A part of Streptomyces sp. NBC_01451 genomic DNA contains:
- the alr gene encoding alanine racemase yields the protein MSETAAPPAAALRARAEIDLAALRANVRTLRARARGAALMAVVKSDAYGHGALRCARAAVEAGAEWLGTATPEEALALRQPDSGIPRHVRVMCWLWTPGGPWQAAVEADIDVSVGGMWALREVVGAATAARRPARVQLKADTGLGRGGCQPGDDWCALVAAALRAEHDGLIRVTGLWSHLACADEPEHPSVDAQLTRFHEMVAYAERHGLRPDVRHLANSPAVLSRPDTHFDLVRTGVAVYGISPSPEIGTSADLGLRPVMTLAASLALVKHVPGGHGVSYGHHYVTPGATTLGLVPVGYADGIPRHASGTGPVLIGGKWRTVAGRVAMDQFVVDLGGDEPEAGAEVLLFGPGDRGEPTAEDWAQAAGTIAYEIVTRIGTRVPRVYVNVNEEEEHEG from the coding sequence ATGAGTGAGACAGCAGCCCCGCCGGCCGCCGCCCTGCGAGCCCGCGCCGAGATCGACCTGGCCGCCCTGCGGGCCAACGTGCGGACCCTGCGCGCCCGCGCGCGCGGCGCGGCCCTGATGGCCGTCGTCAAGTCCGACGCGTACGGCCACGGGGCGCTCCGGTGTGCTCGGGCAGCCGTCGAGGCGGGTGCCGAGTGGCTCGGCACCGCCACCCCCGAGGAGGCACTCGCCCTGCGGCAGCCGGACTCGGGGATTCCGCGTCACGTACGGGTCATGTGCTGGCTCTGGACCCCGGGCGGGCCCTGGCAGGCCGCCGTCGAGGCCGACATCGACGTGTCGGTGGGCGGGATGTGGGCCCTGCGGGAGGTCGTCGGGGCCGCGACCGCCGCCCGGCGGCCCGCGCGCGTCCAGCTCAAGGCCGACACCGGGCTCGGGCGCGGCGGCTGTCAGCCGGGGGACGACTGGTGCGCGCTCGTCGCCGCCGCGCTGCGCGCCGAGCACGACGGGCTGATCCGCGTCACCGGGCTCTGGTCCCACCTCGCCTGCGCCGACGAACCCGAACACCCGTCCGTCGACGCCCAGCTCACCCGCTTCCACGAGATGGTCGCGTACGCCGAACGGCACGGACTGCGGCCCGACGTACGGCACCTCGCCAACTCGCCCGCCGTGCTCAGCCGTCCGGACACGCACTTCGACCTCGTACGGACCGGGGTGGCCGTCTACGGCATCTCGCCGAGTCCGGAGATCGGCACCTCCGCCGACCTGGGCCTTCGCCCGGTGATGACGCTGGCCGCCTCGCTCGCGCTGGTCAAGCACGTACCGGGCGGGCACGGCGTCAGTTACGGGCACCACTACGTCACCCCCGGCGCCACCACCCTCGGCCTCGTCCCCGTCGGCTACGCGGACGGCATCCCGCGCCACGCCTCCGGCACCGGGCCCGTCCTGATCGGCGGGAAGTGGCGGACCGTGGCCGGGCGGGTCGCCATGGACCAGTTCGTCGTCGACCTGGGCGGCGACGAGCCCGAAGCGGGCGCGGAGGTCCTGCTCTTCGGGCCCGGTGACCGCGGTGAGCCCACCGCCGAGGACTGGGCACAGGCGGCCGGGACGATCGCGTACGAAATCGTCACCCGCATCGGAACCCGCGTCCCCCGCGTCTACGTGAATGTGAATGAGGAAGAAGAACACGAGGGGTAG
- a CDS encoding L,D-transpeptidase family protein, whose product MISRPFLFRGLTALLVAVAVLPPVGPAFADPVPPAPAAGPEGVLVPGVPPAPSQPWTFDTPDQVLAPQVYTPTRQEDAVEPAEAARGTYDLIEYVPLGDAARKVACSKLAGPYQRQVEFWLRLKVDGKQSAADCRAIRAFQRTYRIKPDSGFAGPVTWSRMQLLSARKNPNAAGRCPVRTYRVACVDLGRQLTWVQKGKKVVYGPVPVRSGRTAYPTRGGWHKVYWKHKNHHSTLYDTPMPYAQFFSGGQAFHAVYGSIHTTVGSMGCVNMRLADARTLWGVLKTGDRVYVWGRRAAG is encoded by the coding sequence ATGATCAGTCGACCGTTCCTGTTCCGTGGTCTCACCGCACTGCTGGTCGCGGTGGCCGTGCTGCCGCCCGTCGGCCCTGCCTTCGCGGACCCCGTGCCGCCCGCCCCCGCCGCCGGACCCGAGGGGGTCCTCGTGCCCGGTGTGCCTCCCGCCCCCTCCCAGCCCTGGACCTTCGACACCCCGGACCAGGTGCTCGCGCCGCAGGTGTACACGCCGACGAGGCAGGAGGACGCCGTCGAGCCGGCGGAGGCCGCGCGGGGGACGTACGACCTCATCGAGTACGTACCGCTGGGTGACGCCGCCCGGAAGGTGGCCTGCTCCAAGCTGGCCGGGCCCTATCAGCGGCAGGTGGAGTTCTGGCTGAGACTGAAGGTGGACGGGAAGCAGTCCGCCGCCGACTGCCGGGCCATCCGCGCCTTTCAGCGCACGTACAGGATCAAGCCGGACAGCGGATTCGCCGGGCCCGTCACCTGGTCCCGGATGCAGTTGCTGTCCGCCAGGAAGAACCCGAACGCCGCCGGCAGGTGTCCCGTGCGGACCTACCGGGTCGCCTGTGTCGATCTCGGGCGGCAGCTGACCTGGGTGCAGAAGGGGAAGAAGGTCGTCTACGGACCCGTGCCCGTGCGGAGCGGACGGACGGCCTATCCGACGCGCGGCGGGTGGCACAAGGTGTACTGGAAGCACAAGAACCACCACTCGACCCTCTACGACACCCCCATGCCCTACGCCCAGTTCTTCAGCGGCGGCCAGGCCTTCCACGCCGTCTACGGCAGCATCCACACCACCGTCGGCTCCATGGGCTGCGTCAATATGCGGCTCGCCGACGCCCGTACGCTCTGGGGCGTTCTGAAGACGGGCGACCGGGTGTACGTGTGGGGACGACGGGCCGCGGGGTAG
- a CDS encoding NAD(P)H-hydrate dehydratase, whose translation MRTAYGVETVRAAERELMARLPEGALMQRAAAGLAVACGQLMGRVYGSRVVLLVGSGDNGGDALYAGARLARRGAGVTAVLLAPERTHAGGLAALRGAGGTVRGAQGDGVERAIRRADLVVDGIVGIGGRGGLRADALALAELVREAGAAVVAVDLPSGVDADSGEVRGAAIRADLTVTFGTHKPGLLIDPAREYAGTVRLVDIGLGEVLPEPAELEALQHADVARLLPVPGVESDKYRRGVVGIAAGSARYPGAAVLAVAGALRGGAGAVRYVGPAADAVIARFPEVLVSDQGPHRAGRVQAWVVGPGAGDDAATVAEVLEADVPVLIDADGLRLAEKEAVRGRTAPTLMTPHAGEAAALLGVGRAEVEGARLRAVRELAARYGATALLKGSTTLVADPAGGAVRVNATGTGWLATAGSGDVLSGLGGSLLAAGLSALDAGSAGAYLHGLAGRLAAEGAPVGAHDVAEAVRRAWRDVQDV comes from the coding sequence ATGCGAACTGCGTACGGCGTGGAGACGGTACGGGCGGCTGAGCGTGAGCTGATGGCGCGGTTGCCGGAAGGTGCGCTCATGCAGCGTGCGGCGGCCGGACTGGCCGTCGCCTGCGGCCAGTTGATGGGGCGGGTGTACGGCAGCCGGGTTGTTCTGCTCGTGGGTAGTGGTGACAACGGCGGCGACGCACTGTACGCCGGGGCCCGGCTCGCCCGGCGCGGAGCCGGTGTCACGGCGGTGCTGCTGGCGCCGGAGCGCACGCACGCCGGAGGGCTCGCGGCGCTGCGGGGAGCCGGCGGGACGGTGAGGGGTGCCCAGGGTGACGGCGTCGAGAGGGCGATCCGGCGTGCCGACCTCGTCGTCGACGGCATCGTCGGGATCGGGGGGCGGGGTGGCCTGCGGGCCGACGCCCTGGCGTTGGCCGAGCTGGTCCGGGAGGCGGGGGCCGCGGTGGTCGCCGTCGATCTGCCCAGCGGGGTCGACGCCGACAGCGGAGAGGTGCGGGGGGCGGCGATCCGGGCCGATCTGACCGTGACCTTCGGGACCCACAAGCCGGGGCTGCTCATCGATCCCGCACGCGAGTACGCCGGGACGGTGCGGCTCGTCGACATCGGGCTCGGGGAGGTGCTTCCCGAGCCGGCCGAGCTGGAGGCGTTGCAACACGCCGACGTCGCGCGGCTGTTGCCGGTCCCCGGTGTCGAGAGCGACAAGTACCGGCGGGGCGTCGTCGGGATCGCGGCGGGGTCGGCGCGGTATCCGGGAGCCGCTGTGCTGGCTGTCGCGGGCGCGCTGCGGGGCGGGGCCGGGGCCGTGCGGTACGTGGGGCCCGCTGCCGACGCGGTGATCGCCCGCTTTCCCGAGGTGCTCGTGTCCGACCAGGGGCCGCACAGGGCGGGGCGCGTCCAGGCGTGGGTCGTGGGGCCCGGGGCCGGGGACGACGCCGCGACGGTCGCCGAGGTGCTGGAGGCGGACGTACCCGTGCTGATCGACGCGGACGGGCTGCGGCTGGCGGAGAAGGAGGCGGTGCGGGGGCGTACCGCGCCGACGCTGATGACTCCGCACGCCGGGGAGGCCGCCGCGCTGCTCGGTGTGGGGCGTGCGGAGGTGGAGGGGGCCCGGCTGAGGGCGGTGCGGGAACTCGCCGCCCGCTACGGGGCGACCGCCCTGCTCAAGGGCTCGACCACGCTGGTCGCCGACCCGGCCGGGGGTGCCGTACGGGTCAACGCGACCGGAACGGGGTGGCTCGCCACGGCCGGGAGCGGTGACGTGCTGTCGGGGCTGGGCGGGTCGTTGCTGGCGGCGGGGCTCTCGGCGCTGGACGCCGGGAGCGCGGGGGCGTATCTGCACGGGCTGGCCGGGCGGCTGGCCGCGGAGGGCGCGCCGGTGGGGGCGCACGACGTGGCCGAGGCGGTGCGGAGGGCCTGGCGGGATGTGCAGGACGTATGA
- a CDS encoding holo-ACP synthase, with amino-acid sequence MSIIGVGIDVAEIERFRASLERTPGLAQRLFLESELLLPSGERRGVASLAARFAAKEALAKALGAPAGLLWTDAEVCVEDSGRPWLRVTGTVAARAAELGVRSWHVSLSHDAGVASAVVIAEG; translated from the coding sequence ATGAGCATCATCGGAGTCGGGATCGACGTCGCCGAGATCGAGCGGTTCCGGGCCTCGCTGGAGCGGACGCCCGGGCTGGCCCAACGGCTGTTCCTGGAGAGCGAGTTGCTGCTGCCCAGCGGTGAGCGGCGGGGTGTCGCGTCCCTTGCCGCCCGGTTCGCCGCGAAGGAGGCGCTCGCCAAGGCGCTGGGTGCTCCGGCCGGTCTGCTCTGGACGGACGCCGAGGTCTGTGTCGAGGACAGCGGGCGGCCCTGGCTGCGGGTGACGGGGACGGTGGCCGCGCGTGCGGCGGAGCTCGGGGTGCGGTCGTGGCATGTGTCGCTCAGCCATGACGCGGGGGTGGCCTCGGCTGTGGTGATCGCCGAGGGGTAG
- a CDS encoding ATP-binding protein: MPETETETSTEPAPESWEYSLHIPNDLRAVTVSRRTLRLILTMHGLIGLVDVAELLAAELVSNAVLHTKGPAALRVRWTAGVLRIGAWDADPRPPEPPQELGQLVEAEDGRGLGMVRACADLWGWQPLSRFGNRGKFVWCELRAAA, translated from the coding sequence ATGCCCGAAACCGAGACAGAGACCAGCACCGAGCCCGCGCCCGAGTCCTGGGAGTACTCCCTCCACATCCCCAACGACCTCCGCGCCGTCACCGTCAGCCGCCGCACCCTCCGCCTCATCCTCACCATGCACGGACTGATCGGCCTCGTCGACGTCGCCGAACTGCTCGCCGCCGAGCTGGTGTCCAACGCCGTACTGCACACCAAGGGCCCCGCAGCCCTCCGCGTCCGCTGGACCGCCGGCGTCCTGCGGATCGGGGCCTGGGACGCCGACCCCCGGCCGCCGGAGCCTCCCCAGGAGTTGGGACAGCTCGTCGAGGCGGAGGACGGGCGCGGGCTCGGGATGGTGCGGGCCTGCGCCGACCTGTGGGGGTGGCAGCCGCTGTCCCGGTTCGGGAATCGGGGGAAATTCGTGTGGTGCGAGCTGCGGGCCGCCGCGTGA
- a CDS encoding helix-turn-helix domain-containing protein, with the protein MVLRREPTARQLRLGIELRRLREAAGLTAVEAAALLGANRVQMSHIETGLAGVSEQRLRRLASHYACTDEEFIDALVAMATDRTRGWWEEYRGVLPTPFLDLSELDHHARFQRNAGFLFVPGLLQTAEYARAAYSTRVPELAEEQIELRVRHRIARRVIIERTSPVPFDAVIHEAALRIMVSDRAAARAQLTHILEQSEANHISVRVIPFDLEFSTGSSPMTYVGGGVPRLDTVIRDAPHGALYVDSEAELATYQARFEKTKAMSLERERSRDFIHRLAKEL; encoded by the coding sequence ATGGTCCTGAGGCGCGAACCCACGGCGCGTCAGCTGCGCCTGGGAATCGAGTTGCGCAGACTCCGCGAGGCGGCGGGACTCACCGCCGTCGAGGCAGCAGCGCTGCTCGGGGCGAATCGCGTCCAGATGAGCCACATCGAAACCGGACTCGCGGGCGTGAGCGAGCAACGACTCCGCCGCCTCGCATCCCACTACGCCTGCACGGACGAGGAGTTCATCGACGCCTTGGTCGCGATGGCCACAGACCGGACGCGGGGCTGGTGGGAGGAGTACCGGGGCGTGCTGCCGACACCATTCCTGGACCTGTCCGAGTTGGATCACCATGCTCGGTTTCAGCGCAACGCAGGCTTCCTGTTCGTGCCAGGTCTCTTGCAGACGGCGGAGTACGCCCGTGCCGCGTATTCGACCAGGGTCCCCGAACTCGCTGAAGAACAGATCGAGTTGCGTGTGCGCCACCGCATCGCGCGCCGCGTGATCATCGAACGCACCTCGCCCGTCCCCTTCGACGCAGTGATCCATGAAGCGGCTCTACGCATCATGGTCAGCGACCGGGCCGCGGCACGAGCCCAACTCACCCATATCCTGGAGCAGTCCGAAGCGAACCACATCAGCGTACGAGTCATCCCCTTCGATTTGGAGTTCTCCACCGGCAGTAGCCCGATGACTTACGTGGGCGGCGGTGTGCCCAGACTGGATACCGTGATCCGCGACGCACCCCACGGTGCGCTCTACGTCGACTCGGAAGCCGAACTCGCCACCTACCAGGCTCGCTTCGAGAAAACGAAGGCCATGTCCCTCGAACGGGAACGATCGCGTGACTTCATCCACCGGCTGGCGAAGGAATTGTGA
- a CDS encoding DUF397 domain-containing protein yields MTTPGMWRKSSYSGDGEGDDCVEIATTPTHTAIRDSKTPATRTLTFPASAYTAFIDSLKSSVHGSAPSSS; encoded by the coding sequence ATGACCACCCCCGGCATGTGGCGGAAGTCGTCCTACTCTGGCGACGGCGAAGGTGACGACTGCGTAGAGATCGCCACCACCCCCACCCACACAGCCATCCGCGACTCCAAAACCCCGGCCACCCGCACCCTCACCTTCCCAGCCTCCGCCTACACCGCCTTCATCGACTCCCTCAAGTCGTCCGTACACGGCAGCGCACCCAGCTCGTCGTAG
- the smpB gene encoding SsrA-binding protein SmpB — translation MYVPKESQPKQGGTAAKGRDGEKGGKRKIVAQNKKARHDYAIIDTYEAGLVLMGTEVKSLREGRTSLADGFVQIDRGEAWLHNAHIPEYHQGSWTNHSARRKRKLLLHREEIDKLESKAQETGHTIIPLALYFKDGRAKAEIALARGKKEYDKRQTLREQQDRRESDRAIAAAKRKQRDA, via the coding sequence ATGTACGTACCGAAGGAGTCCCAGCCCAAGCAGGGCGGGACGGCCGCCAAGGGCCGGGACGGCGAGAAGGGCGGCAAGCGCAAGATCGTCGCCCAGAACAAGAAGGCCCGGCACGACTACGCGATCATCGACACCTACGAGGCCGGGCTGGTTCTCATGGGTACCGAGGTCAAGTCGCTGCGCGAGGGCCGCACCTCGCTGGCCGACGGCTTCGTCCAGATCGACCGGGGTGAGGCGTGGCTGCACAACGCGCACATCCCCGAGTACCACCAGGGCAGCTGGACCAACCACTCCGCCCGCCGCAAGCGGAAGCTGCTGCTGCACCGCGAGGAGATCGACAAGCTGGAGTCCAAGGCACAGGAGACCGGCCACACGATCATCCCCCTCGCGCTGTACTTCAAGGACGGCCGGGCGAAGGCGGAGATCGCTCTCGCGCGGGGCAAGAAGGAGTACGACAAGCGGCAGACACTGCGGGAACAGCAGGACCGGCGGGAGTCGGACCGCGCGATCGCGGCGGCGAAGCGGAAGCAGCGCGACGCGTAG
- a CDS encoding S41 family peptidase yields the protein MSGRDLFTQPRRAGRGAALTLLFASVLVAGAATGSLPEPTERKSSLPDTPRSAAPAGRHEDVAAAAAEAMADGKSPMEAAERAVSRSGDRWGAVYSPGDYEELEEALDGRYTGVGLWARRERDGRIEVTKVRSGSPAAVAGIRSGDRLRSVDGKAVDGRPVTEVVSLLRGDAQDAAAGTTVRLGLERGTRAWSETVRRAQLSTDPATVRQVAASKVTVIRVAAFTKGVGDVVRGAVRAAPAGAGIILDLRGNSGGLVTEAVTAASAFLDGGLVATYDVNGEQRALHAEPGGDTTRPLVALVDGGTMSAAELLTGALQDRGRAVVVGSRTFGKGSVQMPSRLPDGSVAELTVGHYRTPSGRGVDGSGITPDLEADEDALPRAETVLSGLGQ from the coding sequence ATGTCGGGCCGCGACCTGTTCACACAGCCCCGCCGTGCAGGCCGCGGGGCGGCTCTGACGTTGCTCTTCGCCAGCGTCCTCGTCGCCGGCGCGGCCACCGGCTCGCTCCCCGAGCCCACCGAACGCAAGTCCTCCCTCCCGGACACGCCCCGCTCCGCCGCCCCCGCCGGGCGCCACGAGGACGTCGCCGCGGCGGCAGCCGAGGCCATGGCCGACGGCAAGTCCCCCATGGAGGCCGCCGAGCGTGCCGTCAGCCGCAGCGGCGACCGCTGGGGAGCGGTGTACTCCCCGGGGGACTACGAGGAGCTGGAGGAGGCCCTCGACGGCCGGTACACGGGCGTCGGGCTGTGGGCGCGGCGTGAGCGGGACGGCCGTATCGAGGTCACCAAGGTGCGGTCGGGCTCGCCCGCGGCCGTCGCCGGGATCCGTAGCGGCGACCGGTTGCGCAGCGTGGACGGCAAGGCGGTCGACGGGCGGCCGGTCACCGAGGTCGTCTCCTTGCTCCGCGGCGACGCACAGGACGCCGCCGCCGGCACGACCGTCCGGCTCGGGCTGGAGCGCGGCACGCGCGCGTGGAGCGAGACCGTACGCCGGGCACAGCTCTCCACGGACCCCGCGACCGTCCGGCAGGTCGCCGCGAGCAAGGTCACCGTCATCCGGGTCGCCGCCTTCACCAAGGGCGTCGGCGACGTGGTGCGCGGCGCGGTCCGGGCGGCCCCGGCCGGCGCCGGGATCATCCTCGACCTGCGCGGCAACTCCGGCGGGCTGGTCACCGAGGCCGTCACCGCCGCCTCCGCATTCCTCGACGGCGGCCTCGTCGCCACGTACGACGTCAACGGCGAGCAGCGCGCCCTGCACGCCGAGCCGGGCGGCGACACCACCAGACCGCTGGTCGCGCTCGTCGACGGCGGCACGATGAGCGCGGCCGAACTGCTCACCGGAGCCCTCCAGGACCGCGGCCGGGCGGTCGTCGTCGGCTCCAGGACCTTCGGGAAGGGCTCCGTGCAGATGCCGAGCCGGCTGCCCGACGGCTCCGTCGCCGAGCTGACCGTCGGTCACTACCGCACCCCCTCGGGGCGCGGCGTCGACGGCAGCGGCATCACGCCCGACCTGGAGGCGGACGAGGACGCCCTGCCGCGGGCCGAGACGGTGCTCAGCGGCCTCGGGCAGTAG
- the ftsX gene encoding permease-like cell division protein FtsX, whose amino-acid sequence MRAQFVLSEIGVGLRRNLTMTFAVIVSVALSLALFGGSLLMSDQVSSMKGYWYDKVNVSVFLCNKSDAESDPNCAKGAVTSDQKKQILADLEKMDSVVEKVTYESADEAYKHYKEQFGDSPLASSLTPDQMQESYRIKLKDPEKYQVIATAFDGRDGVQSVQDQKGILDNLFELLNLMNRAALGVMALMLIVALLLIVNTVRVSAFSRRRETGIMRLVGASGFYIQAPFIMEAAVAGAIGGGLACVFLVVGRYFTIDHGMALSTKLNLITFLGWDAVLTKLPLILAASVLMPALAAFFALRKYLKV is encoded by the coding sequence ATGCGTGCCCAGTTCGTACTGTCGGAGATCGGTGTCGGTCTCCGTCGCAATCTGACGATGACGTTCGCCGTCATCGTCTCCGTAGCCCTGTCGCTCGCCCTGTTCGGCGGGTCGCTCCTGATGAGCGACCAGGTCAGCTCGATGAAGGGCTACTGGTACGACAAGGTCAACGTCTCGGTGTTCCTCTGCAACAAGAGCGACGCCGAGTCAGACCCGAACTGTGCCAAGGGCGCGGTGACGAGCGACCAGAAGAAGCAGATCCTCGCCGACCTGGAGAAGATGGACTCGGTCGTCGAGAAGGTCACGTACGAGTCCGCGGACGAGGCCTACAAGCACTACAAGGAGCAGTTCGGCGACTCCCCGCTGGCCAGTTCGCTCACCCCGGACCAGATGCAGGAGTCGTACCGGATCAAGCTCAAGGACCCGGAGAAGTACCAGGTCATCGCGACCGCCTTCGACGGGCGCGACGGGGTGCAGTCCGTGCAGGACCAGAAGGGCATCCTCGACAACCTCTTCGAGCTGCTGAACCTGATGAACCGGGCGGCGCTCGGGGTGATGGCCCTGATGCTGATCGTCGCCCTCCTGCTGATCGTCAACACGGTGCGCGTCTCGGCGTTCAGCCGTCGGCGTGAGACCGGGATCATGCGGCTCGTCGGCGCGTCCGGCTTCTACATCCAGGCGCCGTTCATCATGGAGGCCGCCGTCGCCGGCGCGATCGGCGGTGGGCTGGCCTGTGTCTTCCTGGTCGTCGGCCGGTACTTCACCATCGACCACGGCATGGCCCTGTCCACGAAGCTCAACCTGATCACCTTCCTGGGCTGGGACGCCGTACTGACGAAGCTGCCGCTGATCCTCGCCGCGAGCGTGCTGATGCCCGCGCTGGCCGCGTTCTTCGCGTTGCGCAAGTACCTGAAGGTGTGA
- the ftsE gene encoding cell division ATP-binding protein FtsE, whose product MIRFDSVSKVYPKQNHPALRDVTLEVEKGEFIFLVGSSGSGKSTFLRLILREERASHGQVHVLGKDLARLSNWKVPQMRRQLGTVFQDFRLLPNKTVAENVAFAQEVIGKSKGEIRKSVPQVLDLVGLGGKEERMPGELSGGEQQRVAIARAFVNRPKLLIADEPTGNLDPQTSVGIMKLLDRINRTGTTVVMATHDQNIVDQMRKRVIELEKGRLVRDQARGVYGYQH is encoded by the coding sequence GTGATCCGATTCGACAGCGTCTCCAAGGTCTACCCCAAGCAGAACCACCCCGCCCTCAGGGATGTCACCCTGGAGGTCGAGAAGGGTGAGTTCATCTTCCTCGTCGGGTCCTCCGGCTCCGGAAAGTCCACTTTCCTGCGACTGATCCTCCGCGAGGAGCGCGCCAGTCACGGCCAGGTGCACGTCCTGGGCAAGGACCTCGCGCGCCTCTCCAACTGGAAGGTGCCGCAGATGCGGCGTCAGCTGGGGACGGTGTTCCAGGACTTCCGGCTGCTGCCGAACAAGACGGTCGCCGAGAACGTCGCCTTCGCGCAGGAGGTCATCGGCAAGTCGAAGGGCGAGATCCGCAAGTCCGTCCCCCAGGTGCTCGACCTCGTCGGCCTGGGCGGCAAGGAGGAGCGGATGCCCGGTGAGCTGTCCGGTGGTGAGCAGCAGCGAGTCGCCATCGCGCGGGCCTTCGTGAACCGGCCCAAACTGCTGATCGCCGACGAGCCGACCGGCAACCTCGACCCGCAGACGTCCGTCGGCATCATGAAGCTGCTCGACCGGATCAACCGGACGGGCACGACCGTGGTGATGGCGACGCACGACCAGAACATCGTCGACCAGATGCGCAAGCGCGTCATCGAGCTGGAGAAGGGCCGTCTCGTCCGCGACCAGGCGCGCGGCGTCTACGGCTACCAGCACTGA
- the prfB gene encoding peptide chain release factor 2: protein MAVVDVSEELKSLSSTMESIEAVLDLDKLRADVAVLEEQAAAPSLWDDPEEAQKITSKLSHLQAEVRKAEALRGRIDDLSVLFEMAEEEDDPDTRAEAETELTSVRKALDEMEVRTLLSGEYDAREALVNIRAEAGGVDAADFAEKLQRMYLRWAEQKGYKTEVYETSYAEEAGIKSTTFAVQVPYAYGTLSVEQGTHRLVRISPFDNQGRRQTSFAGVEILPVVETTDHIEIDESELRVDVYRSSGPGGQGVNTTDSAVRLTHLPTGIVVSCQNERSQIQNKASAMNVLQAKLLDRRRQEEQAKMNALKGDGGNSWGNQMRSYVLHPYQMVKDLRTEFEVGNPEAVFNGEIDGFLEAGIRWRKQQEK, encoded by the coding sequence GTGGCAGTCGTCGATGTATCCGAAGAGCTCAAGTCCCTCTCCTCGACCATGGAGTCGATCGAGGCCGTCCTGGACCTCGACAAGCTGAGGGCAGATGTCGCCGTGCTCGAGGAGCAGGCGGCAGCGCCGTCCCTGTGGGACGACCCGGAGGAAGCGCAGAAGATCACCAGCAAGCTCTCCCACCTCCAGGCGGAGGTGAGGAAGGCCGAGGCGCTGCGCGGCCGGATCGACGATCTGAGCGTGCTCTTCGAGATGGCCGAGGAGGAGGACGACCCGGACACCCGCGCCGAGGCCGAGACGGAGCTGACCTCCGTCAGGAAGGCCCTCGACGAGATGGAGGTCCGTACCCTCCTCTCCGGCGAGTACGACGCCCGTGAGGCCCTCGTCAACATCCGCGCGGAGGCCGGTGGCGTGGACGCCGCCGACTTCGCCGAGAAGCTGCAGCGCATGTACCTGCGGTGGGCCGAGCAGAAGGGCTACAAGACCGAGGTCTACGAGACGTCGTACGCCGAGGAGGCCGGCATCAAGTCGACCACCTTCGCCGTCCAGGTCCCGTACGCCTACGGGACGCTCTCCGTCGAGCAGGGCACGCACCGCCTGGTACGCATCTCGCCCTTCGACAACCAGGGGCGCCGCCAGACCTCGTTCGCCGGGGTGGAGATCCTGCCCGTCGTGGAGACGACCGATCACATCGAGATCGACGAGTCCGAACTGCGGGTGGACGTCTACCGGTCGTCCGGTCCCGGCGGCCAGGGCGTCAACACCACCGACTCCGCGGTACGCCTGACGCACCTTCCCACCGGCATCGTCGTCTCCTGCCAGAACGAGCGTTCGCAGATCCAGAACAAGGCGAGCGCGATGAACGTCCTCCAGGCCAAGCTGCTCGACCGGCGCCGTCAGGAGGAGCAGGCCAAGATGAACGCCCTCAAGGGCGACGGCGGCAACTCCTGGGGAAACCAGATGCGTTCGTACGTCCTGCACCCCTACCAGATGGTCAAGGATCTGCGTACGGAGTTCGAAGTCGGCAACCCCGAGGCCGTGTTCAACGGTGAGATCGACGGATTCCTCGAAGCCGGAATTCGCTGGCGCAAGCAGCAGGAGAAGTAG